The Rhizorhabdus wittichii RW1 genome segment CTTATATCGACGAGCGCGGCCGGCTGCACGAGGCGAGTGCCGTCCATGCCGTGGTTGCGCAGGGCGAGTGGCAGCAGCAGGCTATCGCGGACGCGTCTGGCCTCTCCTCCCGCGATGAGCGCGCGGCGGCCTATGCGGGCGAGACGCTCGCCGACGCGGTCGATCGCGCCGAGACGCAGCGCCTCTCCTCTGCCGAAGGCCTGCCTGACCCGGCGGCTGTCGCTGCCGCGCGGGCGCGCGTGACGGCGGATCCGGTTGCCAGCATCAAGAGCGATGTCGCGGCCCGGTTGACGCCACGGCCGGATGCGCGGGCGCGGCGCAAGGTCGCGGCAACGCCAGCGCAACCCGGGAGCGCCCCGGTTTCGCCCACCGCGCCGACTGCTCCTTCCTCAGCAACGGCTGCGCCGCCGGCGCGTGCGGTCCCGTCGGCTCCGCCGGCTGCGGCAGTCCCTGCCGCTCCTACCAAGACGACCGCTGGCGCGGAAGCGGCGGCGCGGGTGAAAGCCGATAGCCGGTACCAGGCGGTGGCGTCGCAGGCACAGGATGGTGCGCGGGCAGCGGCCACGGGCGCGCAGGCGCCCGATCTGCGGCCGGTGCTCAAGCCCACGGTGAGTTCGGCCCCATTCCCCGGCGCTGTCGCGGAGGAGAACTGACATGGCGAAAGGCGGCTTTTTCGACAGCATGCTTTCGGGGCTCTTCGGCGATGCCGCGCGCCCTGATGATGACCGGCCCGCGCTTGGCGTTCCCATGCTGGCGCACTGGCTGCCCTATCGCAGCTACGATCCCAAGACGGGGATCTTCTACAACAGCGCCTCGCGCGGATTCGTGATCGAGGCCGCTCCGATGGTGGGCGCGGACGAGCGCACCGCGGAGATCATCACGCAGTTCCTGTCCGAAGGCATTCCCGCGCCGGGCTGCATCCAGTTCCATCAGTGGATGAGCCCGCGCGTGGGGGAGGCGCTGAGCAAATGGTATCTGCCGCGCTATGCCGCACGCGGCGTCTACGAACGGATGGCCAAGCACCGGGTCGATTTCCTCAGCGACGGCGTATGGCAGTCGCTCTCGAAGGACGCGCCCTTTTGCCTGCGCCATCACCGCGTGGCGATCTCCTATTCGACGCCCGAGAGCTCGTCGGTGTCCGATGACGACATCGTCTCGGTCATGGAG includes the following:
- a CDS encoding Type IV conjugative transfer system protein TraV (TIGRFAM: Type IV conjugative transfer system protein TraV~KEGG: nar:Saro_2161 hypothetical protein); translated protein: MAEGSQVVKGRATHWHAGLALAVLPLMGGCASFGSNIAGSFSCPAPDGICAPSSSIDDRALALITAEAPDAVPSPAGPYRDPDMGAGKGARTAVASPRRMPVSIGEAGRTREKVLRIVFQPYIDERGRLHEASAVHAVVAQGEWQQQAIADASGLSSRDERAAAYAGETLADAVDRAETQRLSSAEGLPDPAAVAAARARVTADPVASIKSDVAARLTPRPDARARRKVAATPAQPGSAPVSPTAPTAPSSATAAPPARAVPSAPPAAAVPAAPTKTTAGAEAAARVKADSRYQAVASQAQDGARAAATGAQAPDLRPVLKPTVSSAPFPGAVAEEN